The following are from one region of the Nicotiana tomentosiformis chromosome 7, ASM39032v3, whole genome shotgun sequence genome:
- the LOC138895322 gene encoding uncharacterized protein, whose amino-acid sequence MAEELKKLTSRVQGVEGGKGIEGLNYDDLCIQPDVELLEGYKPPKFIMFDGTGDPKVHLRTYCDKLIGVGKDERIRMKMFMRNLTRDALSWYISQNPKKWINWVSMASDFMDRFRFNTENAPDVFYIQNLKKKLTETFRKYATRWRS is encoded by the coding sequence atggcggagGAACTTAAGAAGCTTACAAGTCGAGTCCAAGGTGTCGAAGGTGGTAAAGGCATTGAAGGTTTGAACTATGATGATTTATGTATTCAACCGGACGTAGAACTgctagagggttacaaacctcctaagttcatAATGTTCGACGGGACAGGTGATCCAAAGGTACATCTCAGGACGTATTGCGACAAACTCATAGGGGTTGGTaaagatgaaagaatccgcatgaagaTGTTCATGAGGAACCTCACTAGAGATGCCCTATcctggtacatcagtcaaaatccaaagaagtggattaattgggtaagcatggcgtcAGATTTTATGGATAGGTTCAGATTTAACACAGAGAATGCACCAGACGTCTTCTATATCCAGAATCTTAAGAAGAAGCTGACAGAAACTTTTCgcaagtatgctactcggtggaggtcatag